A segment of the Geobacillus kaustophilus genome:
TTGACTGTTTCCATTCTACCAACTTCGTGGTCTGTATGCGGAAGAAGGATCCTGACTGATGAACCTATTTCATCCAGCTAACATGTCTCTAGGATTGAGTAGAAATCACAGAAAATGGTGAAGACCCATATTTTCATTCTTCCGATGGCAATCAATTTTTTCTGTTATGAGAGTCTAGGATAGTTTGAGCTTGCTTCGGCAGCGCCCGCAAACATAACGGTCTATGTTGATCCGTCTTTTGCGGCGGTAGGTGAGGCCGCAGGACGTACAAATGTATGTGTAGATCGTTTTCGGCGCTTTTGTATTTCCAGCAAGCGGACGACAATAGCGAGGCGCCCCCACTTTTTGCAGCAGTTCGCGGAAGTCGCGGTCGCGGTGGCGGTATCCTTTTCCCTCAAGGTGCAAGTGGTAATGGCAAAGCTCGTGTTTGATGATGGCGATCAATTCTTCCTCGCCGAACTGCTCGTAATGTTTTTTATTGAGCTCAATGTTGTGCGTTTGCAGCATGTAGCGCCCGCCGGTGGTGCGCAAACGCGGGTTGAAGAAAGCGGTATGGCGGAACGGCTTGCCGAACACGCGAATGGAAATTTGTTCGACAAGGGCTTGCAGCTGCTTTTGGTCCATGGCGGGTCTCTCCTTCATCTTTTGGCACAGGACAATTCACCATTACATACATATATATTACCTTTCCACTGTCAGGGAGGTGACTGATTTTGCCTACATGGCTGAAAAATCAGATGAGACGAGCCTACTATGAGAAAAACCGTGAGCAAATTAAACTGTTGAACCAATGCTGGTTTTTTTATCGGAGAAAACACTGCTCCTAAGGCAGTGCTTTCTCCACTTCACTCTTTCGGCGGCACCATCGACAGCGATATTCTTCCCTTCGCCACATCGACATGTTCGACCCATACTTTGACGACGTCGCCGACCGAGACGACATCGAGCGGATGGCGCACGTATTGTTTACTTAGCTTCGAAATGTGCACGAGCCCGTCCTGCTTGACTCCAATGTCGACAAAAGCGCCGAAGTCAACGACGTTGCGCACGGTTCCTTCCAGCTCCATGCCTGGCTTCAAATCTTCCATCTTCAACACATCTTTGCGTAATAGCGGCTTGGGCAGCTCGTCGCGCGGGTCGCGCTCTGGGCGACACAACGCGTCAATGATGTCGCGCAACGTCAGTTCTCCGATGCCGAGCTCGGCAGCCACCATCTCGACCTCGATGGCTTGCAGCGCCTGGCGCAGTTCATCACTGCCAATGGCAGCGGTCGTAAATCCTAACTTACGCAACAGTTGCTTCACTTCCGCGTACCGCTCGGGGTGAATTGGCGTGCGGTCGAGCGGTTCGTCGCCATCAACGATGCGCAAAAAGCCGATGCACTGCTCGTACGTTTTCGCTCCGAGCCGAGGAATCGTTTTCAGCTCTTCGCGGTTGCGGAATTTCCCTTGCTCTTCGCGGCGCTTGACGATGTTTTCTGCAACGGTTTTCGTGAGCCCGGACACGTACTGAAGCAGGGAGACGGAGGCGGTGTTGACGTTAACGCCGACTTGGTTGACGACCGTCTCGACGACGAAACGAAGCGACTCGGCAAGCTTTTTTTGCGACACATCGTGCTGGTATTGGCCGACGCCGACCGATTTTGGATCGATTTTGACAAGCTCGGCGAGCGGGTCTTGGACGCGGCGGGCGATCGAGACGGCGCTCCGCTCTTCGACTTGCAGGTCGGGAAACTCAGCGCGTGCAAGGTCGGACGCCGAATAGACGCTCGCTCCGGCCTCGTTGACGATTAAGTAAAAGATGTCGCGCTGCACATGCTTCAGCGTGTCGGCAACAAACTGCTCCGTTTCCCGCGATGCCGTTCCGTTGCCGATGGCGATCATGTCAACACGATAGTCATCAAGCAGGCAAAGAAGTTTCGCGCGCGCCTCTTCTTTTCGCTCTTGCGGCGGATGCGGATAGATCACATCAATGCGAAGCAGTTTCCCCGTTTCGTCGACAACGGCGAGCTTGCACCCAGTCCGATAGGCTGGGTCGATGCCGAGCACCGTTTTTCCTTTGAGCGGCGGCTGGAGAAGCAGTTTGCGCAAGTTTTCAGCGAAAATATGGATAGCCCGCTCCTCCGCTTTTTCCGTCAACTCGTTGCG
Coding sequences within it:
- the cmpA gene encoding cortex morphogenetic protein CmpA; the encoded protein is MPTWLKNQMRRAYYEKNREQIKLLNQCWFFYRRKHCS
- a CDS encoding Tex family protein; the encoded protein is MANEQRLIEVIAAEQQLAAKQVETVIALHREGNTIPFIARYRKEMTGALDEVQIREVLERWEYLQHLEQRKEEVLRLIDEQGKLTEELKNEIMAAMKLQQVEDLYRPYRQKRRTKAAIAKEKGLEPLADWLLSCPSAPTPEEQAKMFINEEKGVATVEEALQGAKDIIAEKVADDAALRQWVRDETRRKGTIASVAKAPEKDEKNVYEMYYDYEEPPKIVPHRVLALNRGEKEEVLRVSIKAPVEDIIRYLRRKTVADESSPAAPIVAEAIEDGYKRLMEPAIERDIRNELTEKAEERAIHIFAENLRKLLLQPPLKGKTVLGIDPAYRTGCKLAVVDETGKLLRIDVIYPHPPQERKEEARAKLLCLLDDYRVDMIAIGNGTASRETEQFVADTLKHVQRDIFYLIVNEAGASVYSASDLARAEFPDLQVEERSAVSIARRVQDPLAELVKIDPKSVGVGQYQHDVSQKKLAESLRFVVETVVNQVGVNVNTASVSLLQYVSGLTKTVAENIVKRREEQGKFRNREELKTIPRLGAKTYEQCIGFLRIVDGDEPLDRTPIHPERYAEVKQLLRKLGFTTAAIGSDELRQALQAIEVEMVAAELGIGELTLRDIIDALCRPERDPRDELPKPLLRKDVLKMEDLKPGMELEGTVRNVVDFGAFVDIGVKQDGLVHISKLSKQYVRHPLDVVSVGDVVKVWVEHVDVAKGRISLSMVPPKE
- a CDS encoding SprT family protein, translating into MDQKQLQALVEQISIRVFGKPFRHTAFFNPRLRTTGGRYMLQTHNIELNKKHYEQFGEEELIAIIKHELCHYHLHLEGKGYRHRDRDFRELLQKVGAPRYCRPLAGNTKAPKTIYTYICTSCGLTYRRKRRINIDRYVCGRCRSKLKLS